The following proteins come from a genomic window of Aggregicoccus sp. 17bor-14:
- a CDS encoding zinc-ribbon domain-containing protein, with protein MQIACPQCAMQYVLDERLLPPGGAPVQCTRCSHVFTAVPGGAPARASTQVFGVGAVQGTPARSQTQVFGGASPTTPQERDAAASLRSTQVFGAPASAPPAASEPPSSSRASTQVFGSAPRAQTQVFGSAAKEGTAPRASTQAFGAPGAEGGVPRSSPQAPGSAPGESAAPRASTQVFGSPAAESGRPRASTQVFGTPAAHPPPPRASTQVFGTPAVEAGAPRASTQVFGSPAAPDAAAPRTSTQVFGSPVPPPPPRATTQVFGAPSAEEPRAATPAFGAPAGSPGAARGSTQVFGAEPSAAPGASRVELPPELLSERGARVQGTRAQRGEAPPRSRTGVWLVLLAALLAALAFFAWRTVQRRGGAFPVQAVAARDSAAALLRRDDSGSRAQAIEVLQQVLRAHPSYAEARGELALALALELDDAKVRESQARLLEQGAQREREELEAARAPEGWERRSEQLRSVQARHHEKVVAESKRVQEARARAEAAMTALGPAPSPDAPAAELASRARAEALLSAVEGSAEAPAALQRLRATGAAQGWDAIAQAEYALNGPPERLGGAALQEATAALEQLRQSDAAFVRAYVLGARLALAMHAPRGAAALLDMALSLNPEHEGVRSLQAAASDASGPRVP; from the coding sequence GTGCAGATCGCCTGTCCCCAATGCGCCATGCAGTACGTCCTCGACGAGCGGCTGCTGCCGCCCGGCGGGGCGCCCGTGCAGTGCACCCGCTGCAGCCACGTCTTCACGGCCGTTCCCGGGGGCGCCCCGGCGCGCGCCAGCACCCAGGTCTTCGGGGTGGGCGCGGTGCAGGGCACCCCGGCCCGCTCGCAGACGCAGGTGTTCGGCGGCGCCTCCCCCACCACGCCCCAGGAGCGCGACGCGGCCGCCTCGCTGCGCTCCACCCAGGTGTTCGGCGCGCCGGCCTCCGCGCCGCCCGCTGCCTCCGAGCCCCCGTCGTCTTCGCGTGCGTCGACCCAGGTGTTCGGCAGCGCGCCTCGCGCCCAGACGCAGGTGTTCGGAAGCGCGGCGAAGGAGGGCACGGCGCCGCGCGCGTCCACGCAGGCGTTCGGAGCGCCGGGCGCCGAAGGTGGCGTGCCTCGCTCCTCGCCCCAGGCCCCGGGCAGCGCGCCAGGTGAGAGCGCAGCGCCGCGCGCCTCCACGCAGGTGTTCGGCAGCCCCGCTGCGGAGTCCGGGAGGCCCCGGGCCTCCACGCAGGTCTTCGGCACCCCGGCCGCCCACCCGCCGCCGCCGCGCGCCTCCACGCAGGTCTTCGGCACGCCGGCCGTAGAGGCCGGGGCGCCCCGGGCCTCCACCCAGGTCTTCGGGAGCCCCGCCGCGCCCGACGCGGCGGCGCCCCGCACGTCCACGCAGGTGTTCGGGAGCCCCGTACCCCCGCCCCCGCCGCGGGCGACGACCCAGGTGTTCGGTGCGCCCTCCGCGGAGGAGCCGCGCGCGGCGACTCCCGCCTTCGGCGCCCCCGCGGGCTCGCCCGGCGCAGCGCGAGGCTCGACCCAGGTGTTCGGCGCGGAGCCCTCCGCTGCTCCCGGCGCCTCCCGGGTGGAGCTGCCGCCGGAGCTGCTCTCCGAGCGCGGTGCGCGGGTGCAGGGGACCCGCGCGCAGCGCGGCGAGGCGCCCCCGCGCAGCCGCACCGGCGTGTGGCTCGTGCTCCTGGCGGCGCTGCTCGCAGCGCTCGCCTTCTTCGCCTGGCGCACCGTTCAGCGCAGGGGGGGCGCCTTCCCGGTGCAGGCGGTCGCGGCGCGGGACAGCGCGGCGGCCCTGCTGCGCCGTGACGACTCCGGCTCGCGTGCGCAGGCCATCGAGGTGCTGCAGCAGGTGCTGCGCGCGCATCCCTCCTACGCCGAGGCGCGCGGCGAGCTCGCGCTGGCGCTGGCCCTGGAGCTCGACGACGCGAAGGTGCGCGAGAGCCAGGCGCGGCTCCTGGAGCAGGGCGCGCAGCGCGAGCGGGAGGAGCTCGAGGCTGCGCGCGCGCCCGAGGGCTGGGAGCGGCGCAGCGAGCAGCTGCGCTCCGTGCAGGCGCGGCACCACGAGAAGGTCGTGGCCGAGTCCAAGCGCGTCCAGGAGGCCCGCGCGCGCGCCGAGGCCGCGATGACGGCCCTGGGCCCGGCGCCCAGCCCGGATGCCCCTGCCGCCGAGCTGGCCTCCCGCGCGCGCGCCGAGGCGCTGCTGAGTGCCGTGGAGGGCAGCGCCGAGGCGCCGGCCGCGCTGCAGCGGCTGCGCGCGACGGGCGCCGCGCAGGGCTGGGATGCGATCGCCCAGGCCGAGTACGCGCTCAACGGGCCCCCCGAGCGGCTCGGCGGCGCAGCGCTGCAGGAGGCGACGGCCGCGCTCGAGCAGCTGCGCCAGTCCGACGCCGCCTTCGTGCGCGCCTACGTGCTGGGCGCGCGCCTCGCGCTGGCGATGCACGCGCCGCGCGGGGCGGCCGCTCTGTTGGACATGGCACTCTCGCTCAACCCGGAGCACGAGGGCGTCCGTTCGCTGCAGGCCGCCGCTTCCGACGCCTCCGGCCCGCGCGTACCCTGA
- a CDS encoding helix-hairpin-helix domain-containing protein, translated as MTRTRALAVLLLALIGVGLLGLWRWPAAEPALDCAPGDVRLVDGGSGLPPLAVCGGEGSAPRGAAALALGQRLDLNAASEEELALLPGVGAALARRLVEARAARGGFHAWEEVDAVPGVGDAKLKTLQASLELR; from the coding sequence GTGACCCGGACCCGCGCGCTCGCGGTGCTGCTGCTCGCCCTCATCGGGGTGGGCCTGCTCGGCCTCTGGCGCTGGCCTGCGGCCGAGCCCGCGCTGGACTGCGCGCCCGGAGACGTGCGCCTCGTGGACGGGGGCAGCGGCCTGCCGCCGCTCGCCGTCTGCGGAGGGGAGGGGAGCGCACCCCGAGGCGCCGCGGCGCTCGCGCTGGGCCAGCGGCTGGACCTCAACGCGGCGAGCGAGGAGGAGCTCGCGCTCCTGCCTGGCGTGGGGGCCGCGCTCGCGCGCCGGCTCGTGGAGGCGCGCGCCGCGCGCGGGGGCTTTCACGCCTGGGAGGAGGTGGACGCGGTGCCCGGCGTCGGGGATGCCAAGCTCAAGACGCTGCAGGCCTCGCTCGAGCTGCGCTGA